In Meles meles chromosome 13, mMelMel3.1 paternal haplotype, whole genome shotgun sequence, the DNA window CAATAATAATTCTctgaaacacaataaaatatgttttgCTGAAAGCTTTCAGAAAGCCATGTGCTTACATGGTTTCAGTCTATTAGTTTACCTGAGGTTCAATGAGATAATACCTTTTgataaaggcttttaaaaatttgttgcaATCTCAAGATTTCTTAACTCTGATTCCTCCAGTTACAATAAGTTTCATTTGTGGATTAGGTTTCTAAACACCAAGATGCTGACAGAGATTTCTACTCTTGTGTGAGTTCACCAACACAGTGAGTGGCTGACCTCTCAACAGAAAGCACCCTACATCCTACTCCATAGAGAGCAGAGAATACAAAGAATTGCCATGGAGGCCATTAAGTGTCAGACCAGAAGTGAATTACATCATTACACTCAAGGCCACTGGCCAGATCTCATGCACATGATCCCACCTGGATACAAGTGcagcagagaaaaaaagactTGCTCTCTGCCCAGTTTGGTAAAAACACCACCAGGTATCTCCCCTGTGTGAGGTCTATGATGCAGACTGAAGGCTGACTTCTGGTAGGACTTCCAACATTCATTACAAGCATATGGTTACCTCCCTGGATATACTTTCTGTCAGGCCAACAGTTCTGAGTTATAGCAAGACGGTTTCACCATCCACCTTTacggtgtttttcttttgtgtattctcTGATGTGTGGTGAGAGTTGCTTTGTGGCTGAAGGtcttcccacattcattacattcatagggtttctccccTGAATGAATCCTCTTATGTTTAGTGAGGGTCGAACTATCATAAAAAGATTTTCCACATTCGTTACATTCATAGGGCCTCTCTCCTGTGTGTGTTCTCTGATGTACATTGAGGGATGCCCTCTGGCAAAATGTTCTCCTACATTCTTTACATTCAAAGGGCTTCTCCCCTGTATGAATTCTCTGGTGTTCAATGAGCTGTGACTTTTGGCAGAAAGACTTCCCGCATTTGTTACATTCAAAGGGTTTCTCCCCAGTATGAATCCTCTGATGTTTACTGAGGGTTGACTTCTCAGAAAAGGTCTTCCTACATTCTACACATTCGTAAGGTTTCTCCcctgtatgaattctctgatgtttaAGGAGGACTGACTTCCCACAGAAGTTCTTCCTACATTCACTGCATTCGTATATCTTCTGCCCTGTGTGAAGTCTTTGATGTTTAATGAGGGTTGACTTCATATGATACATTTTCCCACAGTTGCTACATTCATAGGGCTTCTCCCCTGAGTGTATTCTCTGGTGTACAGTGAGTTTTGACTTTATACTAAAGGACTTGtcacatttattacatttataaggTTTTTCTCCTGTGTGTGAGCTCTGATGCACAGTCAGGTCTGACTTTTGGGAGAAAGATTTTCCACATTCACTACATTTGTATGGCTTCTCCCCTGTGTGTGTTCTTTGATGCTGATGGAGGGCTGAGTTCTGGTAGAATTTTTTCCCACATTTAGCACACTCATAGGGTCTCTctcctgtatgagttctttgATGTACAGTGAGGGTTGACTTCTGGTAAAaggatttcc includes these proteins:
- the LOC123955381 gene encoding LOW QUALITY PROTEIN: zinc finger protein 883-like (The sequence of the model RefSeq protein was modified relative to this genomic sequence to represent the inferred CDS: substituted 3 bases at 3 genomic stop codons) translates to MLENYNIFLSLEELKVDGIVESKENQDKHLWQHAFINDKKVTTEKENVLRKTFNLCIDSIPSRKMPCKYNLDGIGSENMSELITINKSYSGKKSDDGNGYKKLLPDINHEKTHTREKFNEFDENESIFYHNENFIQQQKIHTVEQLPEYNECIKTSHSNAVFITHKKIHTGEKLCDYNKCQKTFRSESKHMLRQITYSRKSHYKFSECGERCEKSVLWKKHPRIHMGEECEKYHECDVCGKTFLRKSNLTIHHRIHTGEKPYKCNECGKSFYQKSTLTVHQRTHTGERPYECAKCGKKFYQNSALHQHQRTHTGEKPYKCSECGKSFSQKSDLTVHQSSHTGEKPYKCNKCDKSFSIKSKLTVHQRIHSGEKPYECSNCGKMYHMKSTLIKHQRLHTGQKIYECSECRKNFCGKSVLLKHQRIHTGEKPYECVECRKTFSEKSTLSKHQRIHTGEKPFECNKCGKSFCQKSQLIEHQRIHTGEKPFECKECRRTFCQRASLNVHQRTHTGERPYECNECGKSFYDSSTLTKHKRIHSGEKPYECNECGKTFSHKATLTTHQRIHKRKTPXRWMVKPSCYNSELLAXQKVYPGRXPYACNECWKSYQKSAFSLHHRPHTGEIPGGVFTKLGREQVFFSLLHLYPGGIMCMRSGQWP